Within Celeribacter marinus, the genomic segment GACCCTCATCGAGCGGTCAGAGCGGCCAATGATGTCCCAAAGAACGGACCCGATACAAAGGATGTCAGGATGTTGTGTCATACGCCACAAGTCGGCGTTTTTTGACCGTTTGGCAAGAGATGGCGTGCGCTTTGGCGCAGACAGCCGCTTTTTACGGTGAAAACACCTGAAATAACCGCTATTCGTCGTGCAGGGCTTGCACAGGGCCAAAAACGCTTCTATATGCGCGATCACTTCACAGGCGGAGGCGGGCCTTCGAGGGAGAAATCCTCGCAAGTCCACCGGTTGGGGCAATCGCTCTGAGACCCTCCGCCAAGGTATAAAACCGGAAAGGAAAAGACATGGGTCTTCCTGATTTCTCCATTCGTCAGCTCTTGGAAGCTGGCGTTCACTATGGTCACCAGACACAGCGCTGGAACCCACGTATGGGCGAGTTTATCTACGGCTCGCGCAACGGCATCCACATTTTCGACCTGACACAGACTGTTCCAATGCTCGACCAAGCGTTGCAGGTTGTGCGCGATACAGCCGCTAAAGGCGGTCGTATTCTGTTTGTTGGCACAAAGCGTCAGGCCGCTGGCCCCGTGGCACAGGCCGCAGAGCAGTGTGCACAGTACTACATGAACCACCGCTGGCTCGGTGGCACGCTGACCAACTGGAAAACCGTTTCCCAGTCGATCCAGCGTCTCAACAAAATTGACGAGACACTCGGCGGTGGCGCAGAAGGCCTCACCAAGAAAGAGCGCCTCCACATGGAACGTGACCAGACCAAATTGCAGGCGTCGCTCGGCGGCATCCGCGAAATGGGCGGTGTTCCTGACCTTCTCTTCGTCATCGACGTGAAAAAAGAGACCCTCGCAATCGCTGAAGCCAACAAACTGG encodes:
- the rpsB gene encoding 30S ribosomal protein S2; this encodes MGLPDFSIRQLLEAGVHYGHQTQRWNPRMGEFIYGSRNGIHIFDLTQTVPMLDQALQVVRDTAAKGGRILFVGTKRQAAGPVAQAAEQCAQYYMNHRWLGGTLTNWKTVSQSIQRLNKIDETLGGGAEGLTKKERLHMERDQTKLQASLGGIREMGGVPDLLFVIDVKKETLAIAEANKLGIPVVAVVDSNCPPDGIDYIIPGNDDASRAISLYTDLVARAALDGMTEQMGAAGIDIGAMEEALVEDAVADAATE